A segment of the Chryseobacterium scophthalmum genome:
AAAATGGTATTTCAAAAAGAACGGTGAACAGGAAGCTTTCTACGCTTCGAAGTTTTTATTTATTTCTTCTAAAATTGGGTGAAATTGAAGTTTCTCCAGTCGAAAGCGTATCATCATTGAAATTTTATCCTGAACCTCAGATTCCTCTCTCTCAGGATGAAATGGGTGTTTTACAAAATGAAATATTTTCTGAAGTAGAAGATTTGCTTGTAAAATCTATTATCGAAGTTTTATATCAAACAGGAATTCGTAAATCTGAACTTTGTGGCTTGATATTTGAACGAGTGAACTTAGAAGAAAATGAACTTAAAATTTCAGGAAAAGGTAATAAGGAAAGATATATACCGATTTCTGAGAGTTTGAGTTCTTTGCTTAAAGACTATCGTAAGACACGAAAACCGCAGGAGGAATTTAAGTCTTATTTTTTTATCAATAAAAAGGGAAAAAAACTGACCGAAAAATTTGTCTATGTAGTAGTTAATAAGTACCTTAGTCTTATAACTTCTAAACAAAAAAGAAGTCCTCATATTTTAAGACACAGCTTCGCGACGCATGTTTTAGACAATGGGGCAGAGATATCAAAAGTTAAAAAAATATTGGGTCATTCTAGTCTTGCAAGCACACAAGTGTACACTAATGCCAATATTGAACAGTTGAAAAAAGTGTTTAATCAGTCTCATCCAAGAGCAATTAAAAAAGAAGAATTATGAAGATTTCAGTACAAGCAATCGGCTTAACTCCACACGAACCGCTAGAGTCACATGTAGACAAAAAAGTAAGTAAACTAGGTACATTTTATGACAAGGTTCAGGAATGTAAAGTATTTTTGAAAGTTGAAAATAATGCAGACAAAATAAATAAAACCACCGAATTGATTTTGGTCGTTCCGGGTGATGATATTGTAGTAAAAAAGACATCTTCGAGTTTTGAAGAAAGTTTAGATCTTTGTGTTGATGCGGCTAAGAAACTGTTAATCAAGAAAAAAGAACTAGCGTAATAAAAAAAGTAAAAAAACTTTGATAAAAAGTTTGAGATTTCAAAAAATCTGTTCTATATTTGCAATCGCAAAAAAGAACATCGATCTTTTGAAATCTTTTTAATTTTGCCTCCATAGCTCAGTTGGCTAGAGCAGCTGATTTGTAATCAGCAGGTCGTGGGTTCGAGTCCCTCTGGAGGCTCAATTTAATATAAAATATCTGGGGAGATTCCAGAGTGGCTAAATGGGACTGACTGTAACTCAGTTGCTTCGGCTTCGTAGGTT
Coding sequences within it:
- a CDS encoding tyrosine-type recombinase/integrase, coding for MQDRFLDYLQFEKRYSPHTITSYRRDLDDFYSFYLKTESSEELLKVDKKIIRNFVVELSENGISKRTVNRKLSTLRSFYLFLLKLGEIEVSPVESVSSLKFYPEPQIPLSQDEMGVLQNEIFSEVEDLLVKSIIEVLYQTGIRKSELCGLIFERVNLEENELKISGKGNKERYIPISESLSSLLKDYRKTRKPQEEFKSYFFINKKGKKLTEKFVYVVVNKYLSLITSKQKRSPHILRHSFATHVLDNGAEISKVKKILGHSSLASTQVYTNANIEQLKKVFNQSHPRAIKKEEL
- a CDS encoding HPF/RaiA family ribosome-associated protein, whose product is MKISVQAIGLTPHEPLESHVDKKVSKLGTFYDKVQECKVFLKVENNADKINKTTELILVVPGDDIVVKKTSSSFEESLDLCVDAAKKLLIKKKELA